Proteins from a single region of Pithys albifrons albifrons isolate INPA30051 chromosome 10, PitAlb_v1, whole genome shotgun sequence:
- the LOC139676070 gene encoding dimethylaniline monooxygenase [N-oxide-forming] 4-like isoform X5, which translates to MVRRVAVIGAGVGGLASVKCCLDEGLEPTCFERSEDIGGVWRYTDSMDVTRVSVYRSVITNTSKEMSCFSDFPFPEDFPSYLPHSLLLEYFRMYAHHFDLLRHIHFKVFLSARSNTWVISRVSSHGFPFDMVNTTRFNHFLDWLLPSALTRRIRFWKFNSWFNHANYGLASTKSSKFKMIVNEELPFCLLSGTVVLKPSVKEFTESSAVFEDGTTEENIDVVLFATGYIYPFPFLEESVRSLFDDNRSLYKCIFPPQLEKPTLAIIGLIQLTGSIMVGSEMQARWVTGIFAGWNKLPPASRMMADVLKRKPPVKRKPSERENLKMSFISYTDDIAACAGVKPSVLRLLLTDPRLALAVFFGPCSPYQYRLVGRGAWSGARGAILTQWQRVLKPLRTRVVDEDSDCWSGWRWMCLLALPVALTVGFLLSKHPQLGWRPWAGPQL; encoded by the exons ATGGTGCGGCGTGTGGCCGTCATTGGGGCCGGCGTCGGAGGCTTGGCCTCTGTCAAGTGCTGCCTGGATGAGGGGCTGGAGCCCACCTGCTTTGAGAGGAGCGAGGATATCGGTGGGGTCTGGCGCTACACG GACTCCATGGATGTTACGAGAGTCAGTGTGTACCGCTCGGTCATCACCAACACCTCTAAGGAGATGTCCTGCTTCAGCGACTTCCCCTTCCCGGAGGATTTTCCCAGTTACCTGCCCCACAGCCTCCTCCTGGAGTACTTCCGGATGTACGCCCACCACTTCGACCTCCTGCGGCACATTCACTTCAAG GTGTTCCTCAGTGCCAGGAGCAACACGTGGGTGATCAGCCGGGTCTCCAGCCATGGCTTCCCCTTCGACATGGTCAACACCACCCGCTTCAACCACTTCCTTGACTGGCTTCTCCCATCCGCCCTCACAAGGAGGATCCGGTTTTGGAAGTTCAATTCATGGTTTAACCATGCAAACTATGGCTTGGCTTCCAccaaaag CTCCAAGTTTAAGATGATTGTCAATGAAGAGCTGCCATTCTGCCTCCTCTCTGGGACTGTGGTATTGAAGCCAAGCGTGAAGGAGTTCACGGAAAGCTCCGCTGTTTTTGAAGATGGGacaactgaagaaaacattGATGTGGTGCTCTTTGCCACAGGCTACATATACCCATTCCCCTTCCTTGAAGAGTCAGTTCGCAGCCTCTTCGACGACAACCGTTCCCTCTATAAATGCAtcttccctccccagctggaAAAGCCCACACTGGCCATCATTGGCTTGATCCAGCTGACTGGATCAATTATGGTGGGATCAGAAATGCAGGCTCGCTGGGTGACGGGGATCTTTGCAG GCTGGAACAAgctccctcctgccagcaggATGATGGCTGATGTTTTGAAGAGGAAGCCACCAGTCAAAAG GAAACCATCCGAGAGGGAGAACCTGAAGATGAGTTTTATCAGCTACACGGATGACATCgctgcctgtgctggtgtcAAGCCCAGCGTGCTGAGGCTGCTCCTGACAGACCCCCGGCTGGCCCTGGCTGTTTTCTTTGGGCCCTGTTCGCCCTACCAATACCGGCTGGTGGGGCGGGGGGCatggagtggggccagaggtGCCATCCTGACTCAGTGGCAGCGGGTGCTGAAGCCCTTGAGGACTCGGGTGGTGGATGAAGATTCTGACTGCTGGTCCGGCTGGCGTTGGATGTgcctcctggctctgcctgtggcTCTCACAGTGGGTTTCCTCCTTTCTAAGCAccctcagctgggctggagaCCCTGGGCAGGGCCCCAGTTGTAG
- the LOC139676071 gene encoding flavin-containing monooxygenase 1-like isoform X2 — MRVAVVGAGVSGLAATKCCLDEGLEPTCFEQSQDIGGLWRYTEHIEAGRPSLYPSVISNTSKEMSAFSDFPYPEDFPVFLPNARLLDYLRRYVKHFGLREHIRFGTTVVSIRKNPSFASTGQWNVVTEADGKEVSHVFDAVMVCSGNFSEPSLPLHCFPGIERFQGRYFHSRQYKHPDVFQGKRVLVVGMGNSGVDIAVEASRVAAKVTICTSRGAWLLSRVFDHGYPWDMVFNTRLMSLIRTNLPGPLAWGLLNYKMNQRFNHENYGLQPEKSWLVREPVLNDDLPSYILTGRITIKPGVKEKNQSSRWKTSMHPSTNTCSQPTCRSTPWLSLGSLSPWEPSCP, encoded by the exons atgaGAGTGGCCGTGGTGGGCGCTGGTGTCAGCGGGCTGGCAGCCACCAAGTGCTGCCTGGACGAGGGGCTGGAGCCCACCTGCTTTGAGCAGAGCCAGGATATCGGTGGGCTCTGGCGCTACACG GAGCACATCGAGGCTGGCAGGCCAAGCCTCTACCCATCAGTCATCAGCAACACCTCAAAGGAGATGTCAGCCTTCTCTGACTTTCCCTACCCCGAGGACTTCCCAGTGTTCCTGCCTAATGCCCGGCTCCTGGACTACCTCCGGCGCTATGTCAAGCACTTCGGCCTCCGGGAGCACATCAGATTTGGG ACCACTGTTGTCAGCATCCGGAAGAACCCCAGCTTTGCCAGCACAGGCCAGTGGAATGTGGTCACAGAGGCAGACGGGAAGGAGGTGTCGCATGTCTTTGATGCTGTTATGGTTTGCAGTGGCAACTTCTCCGAGCCATCCCTCCCCCTGCACTGTTTTCCTG GCATTGAGAGGTTTCAAGGGCGATACTTCCACAGCCGGCAGTACAAGCATCCCGACGTGTTCCAGGGAAAGCGTGTCCTGGTGGTGGGCATGGGCAATTCTGGAGTGGACATTGCAGTGGAGGCCAGCCGTGTAGCTGCCAAG GTGACCATTTGCACCAGCCGGGGTGCCTGGCTGCTCAGCCGCGTGTTTGACCACGGCTACCCCTGGGACATGGTTTTCAACACTCGCCTTATGAGCCTGATCCGAACCAACCTCCCCGGCCCCCTTGCATGGGGATTGCTTAATTATAAGATGAACCAGCGGTTCAACCATGAAAACTATGGCCTTCAGCCAGAGAAGAG CTGGCTGGTGCGTGAGCCTGTGCTGAACGACGACCTTCCAAGCTACATCCTCACAGGGAGGATCACCATCAAGCCAGGCGTGAAGGAG AAGAATCAGTCGTCAAGGTGGAAAACAAGCATGCATCCCTCTACAAATACGTGTTCCCAACCCACCTGCAGAAGCACACCCTGGCTGTCCTTGGGTTCATTAAGCCCTTGGGAGCCATCATGCCCTTGA
- the LOC139676070 gene encoding dimethylaniline monooxygenase [N-oxide-forming] 4-like isoform X1 has translation MPSRTVPVPGTDVPLTPRWRRKWREQKWWFVPYNQIQRGKTLKCFGERKSFSALLHTAPLPSHRTPWMLRESVCTARSSPTPLRRCPASATSPSRRIFPVTCPTASSWSTSGCTPTTSTSCGTFTSSCFVGLWCKTTVLSVRKCPDFATSGQWEVVTEINGVCESHIFDAVMVCTGHYQEPYLPLDSFPGIDTRFKGQYLHSQEYRHAEAFRGKRVLVVGIGNTGGDLSAELSRVAGKVFLSARSNTWVISRVSSHGFPFDMVNTTRFNHFLDWLLPSALTRRIRFWKFNSWFNHANYGLASTKSSKFKMIVNEELPFCLLSGTVVLKPSVKEFTESSAVFEDGTTEENIDVVLFATGYIYPFPFLEESVRSLFDDNRSLYKCIFPPQLEKPTLAIIGLIQLTGSIMVGSEMQARWVTGIFAGWNKLPPASRMMADVLKRKPPVKRKPSERENLKMSFISYTDDIAACAGVKPSVLRLLLTDPRLALAVFFGPCSPYQYRLVGRGAWSGARGAILTQWQRVLKPLRTRVVDEDSDCWSGWRWMCLLALPVALTVGFLLSKHPQLGWRPWAGPQL, from the exons ATGCCCTCAAGGACTGTCCCTGTTCCAGGTACAGATGTGCCCCTAACTCCAAGGTGGAGAAGGAAATGGAGGGAGCAGAAATGGTGGTTTGTTCCTTATAACCAAatacaaagaggaaaaacactCAAATGCTTTGGGGAGAGAAAGTCCTTCTCTGCACTCCTTCACACAGCACCACTGCCTTCACACAGGACTCCATGGATGTTACGAGAGTCAGTGTGTACCGCTCGGTCATCACCAACACCTCTAAGGAGATGTCCTGCTTCAGCGACTTCCCCTTCCCGGAGGATTTTCCCAGTTACCTGCCCCACAGCCTCCTCCTGGAGTACTTCCGGATGTACGCCCACCACTTCGACCTCCTGCGGCACATTCACTTCAAG CTGTTTTGTTGGGCTTTGGTGCAAGACAACAGTTCTCAGTGTGAGAAAGTGCCCAGATTTTGCCACATCTGGCCAGTGGGAGGTGGTCACCGAGATCAACGGCGTCTGTGAGTCCCACATCTTTGATGCTGTCATGGTTTGCACTGGCCATTACCAGGAGCCTTACTTACCACTGGATTCTTTCCCAG GCATCGACACTCGCTTCAAAGGTCAGTACCTCCACAGCCAGGAATACAGACATGCGGAGGCTTTTCGGGGAAAGCGAGTCCTCGTGGTCGGCATTGGCAACACTGGCGGTgacctctctgcagagctgagccgTGTGGCTGGCAAG GTGTTCCTCAGTGCCAGGAGCAACACGTGGGTGATCAGCCGGGTCTCCAGCCATGGCTTCCCCTTCGACATGGTCAACACCACCCGCTTCAACCACTTCCTTGACTGGCTTCTCCCATCCGCCCTCACAAGGAGGATCCGGTTTTGGAAGTTCAATTCATGGTTTAACCATGCAAACTATGGCTTGGCTTCCAccaaaag CTCCAAGTTTAAGATGATTGTCAATGAAGAGCTGCCATTCTGCCTCCTCTCTGGGACTGTGGTATTGAAGCCAAGCGTGAAGGAGTTCACGGAAAGCTCCGCTGTTTTTGAAGATGGGacaactgaagaaaacattGATGTGGTGCTCTTTGCCACAGGCTACATATACCCATTCCCCTTCCTTGAAGAGTCAGTTCGCAGCCTCTTCGACGACAACCGTTCCCTCTATAAATGCAtcttccctccccagctggaAAAGCCCACACTGGCCATCATTGGCTTGATCCAGCTGACTGGATCAATTATGGTGGGATCAGAAATGCAGGCTCGCTGGGTGACGGGGATCTTTGCAG GCTGGAACAAgctccctcctgccagcaggATGATGGCTGATGTTTTGAAGAGGAAGCCACCAGTCAAAAG GAAACCATCCGAGAGGGAGAACCTGAAGATGAGTTTTATCAGCTACACGGATGACATCgctgcctgtgctggtgtcAAGCCCAGCGTGCTGAGGCTGCTCCTGACAGACCCCCGGCTGGCCCTGGCTGTTTTCTTTGGGCCCTGTTCGCCCTACCAATACCGGCTGGTGGGGCGGGGGGCatggagtggggccagaggtGCCATCCTGACTCAGTGGCAGCGGGTGCTGAAGCCCTTGAGGACTCGGGTGGTGGATGAAGATTCTGACTGCTGGTCCGGCTGGCGTTGGATGTgcctcctggctctgcctgtggcTCTCACAGTGGGTTTCCTCCTTTCTAAGCAccctcagctgggctggagaCCCTGGGCAGGGCCCCAGTTGTAG
- the LOC139676070 gene encoding dimethylaniline monooxygenase [N-oxide-forming] 4-like isoform X4, translated as MRGWSPPALRGARISVGSGATRTPWMLRESVCTARSSPTPLRRCPASATSPSRRIFPVTCPTASSWSTSGCTPTTSTSCGTFTSSCFVGLWCKTTVLSVRKCPDFATSGQWEVVTEINGVCESHIFDAVMVCTGHYQEPYLPLDSFPGIDTRFKGQYLHSQEYRHAEAFRGKRVLVVGIGNTGGDLSAELSRVAGKVFLSARSNTWVISRVSSHGFPFDMVNTTRFNHFLDWLLPSALTRRIRFWKFNSWFNHANYGLASTKSSKFKMIVNEELPFCLLSGTVVLKPSVKEFTESSAVFEDGTTEENIDVVLFATGYIYPFPFLEESVRSLFDDNRSLYKCIFPPQLEKPTLAIIGLIQLTGSIMVGSEMQARWVTGIFAGWNKLPPASRMMADVLKRKPPVKRKPSERENLKMSFISYTDDIAACAGVKPSVLRLLLTDPRLALAVFFGPCSPYQYRLVGRGAWSGARGAILTQWQRVLKPLRTRVVDEDSDCWSGWRWMCLLALPVALTVGFLLSKHPQLGWRPWAGPQL; from the exons ATGAGGGGCTGGAGCCCACCTGCTTTGAGAGGAGCGAGGATATCGGTGGGGTCTGGCGCTACACG GACTCCATGGATGTTACGAGAGTCAGTGTGTACCGCTCGGTCATCACCAACACCTCTAAGGAGATGTCCTGCTTCAGCGACTTCCCCTTCCCGGAGGATTTTCCCAGTTACCTGCCCCACAGCCTCCTCCTGGAGTACTTCCGGATGTACGCCCACCACTTCGACCTCCTGCGGCACATTCACTTCAAG CTGTTTTGTTGGGCTTTGGTGCAAGACAACAGTTCTCAGTGTGAGAAAGTGCCCAGATTTTGCCACATCTGGCCAGTGGGAGGTGGTCACCGAGATCAACGGCGTCTGTGAGTCCCACATCTTTGATGCTGTCATGGTTTGCACTGGCCATTACCAGGAGCCTTACTTACCACTGGATTCTTTCCCAG GCATCGACACTCGCTTCAAAGGTCAGTACCTCCACAGCCAGGAATACAGACATGCGGAGGCTTTTCGGGGAAAGCGAGTCCTCGTGGTCGGCATTGGCAACACTGGCGGTgacctctctgcagagctgagccgTGTGGCTGGCAAG GTGTTCCTCAGTGCCAGGAGCAACACGTGGGTGATCAGCCGGGTCTCCAGCCATGGCTTCCCCTTCGACATGGTCAACACCACCCGCTTCAACCACTTCCTTGACTGGCTTCTCCCATCCGCCCTCACAAGGAGGATCCGGTTTTGGAAGTTCAATTCATGGTTTAACCATGCAAACTATGGCTTGGCTTCCAccaaaag CTCCAAGTTTAAGATGATTGTCAATGAAGAGCTGCCATTCTGCCTCCTCTCTGGGACTGTGGTATTGAAGCCAAGCGTGAAGGAGTTCACGGAAAGCTCCGCTGTTTTTGAAGATGGGacaactgaagaaaacattGATGTGGTGCTCTTTGCCACAGGCTACATATACCCATTCCCCTTCCTTGAAGAGTCAGTTCGCAGCCTCTTCGACGACAACCGTTCCCTCTATAAATGCAtcttccctccccagctggaAAAGCCCACACTGGCCATCATTGGCTTGATCCAGCTGACTGGATCAATTATGGTGGGATCAGAAATGCAGGCTCGCTGGGTGACGGGGATCTTTGCAG GCTGGAACAAgctccctcctgccagcaggATGATGGCTGATGTTTTGAAGAGGAAGCCACCAGTCAAAAG GAAACCATCCGAGAGGGAGAACCTGAAGATGAGTTTTATCAGCTACACGGATGACATCgctgcctgtgctggtgtcAAGCCCAGCGTGCTGAGGCTGCTCCTGACAGACCCCCGGCTGGCCCTGGCTGTTTTCTTTGGGCCCTGTTCGCCCTACCAATACCGGCTGGTGGGGCGGGGGGCatggagtggggccagaggtGCCATCCTGACTCAGTGGCAGCGGGTGCTGAAGCCCTTGAGGACTCGGGTGGTGGATGAAGATTCTGACTGCTGGTCCGGCTGGCGTTGGATGTgcctcctggctctgcctgtggcTCTCACAGTGGGTTTCCTCCTTTCTAAGCAccctcagctgggctggagaCCCTGGGCAGGGCCCCAGTTGTAG
- the LOC139676070 gene encoding dimethylaniline monooxygenase [N-oxide-forming] 4-like isoform X3, which yields MRGWSPPALRGARISVGSGATRYRCAPNSKVEKEMEGAEMVDSMDVTRVSVYRSVITNTSKEMSCFSDFPFPEDFPSYLPHSLLLEYFRMYAHHFDLLRHIHFKTTVLSVRKCPDFATSGQWEVVTEINGVCESHIFDAVMVCTGHYQEPYLPLDSFPGIDTRFKGQYLHSQEYRHAEAFRGKRVLVVGIGNTGGDLSAELSRVAGKVFLSARSNTWVISRVSSHGFPFDMVNTTRFNHFLDWLLPSALTRRIRFWKFNSWFNHANYGLASTKSSKFKMIVNEELPFCLLSGTVVLKPSVKEFTESSAVFEDGTTEENIDVVLFATGYIYPFPFLEESVRSLFDDNRSLYKCIFPPQLEKPTLAIIGLIQLTGSIMVGSEMQARWVTGIFAGWNKLPPASRMMADVLKRKPPVKRKPSERENLKMSFISYTDDIAACAGVKPSVLRLLLTDPRLALAVFFGPCSPYQYRLVGRGAWSGARGAILTQWQRVLKPLRTRVVDEDSDCWSGWRWMCLLALPVALTVGFLLSKHPQLGWRPWAGPQL from the exons ATGAGGGGCTGGAGCCCACCTGCTTTGAGAGGAGCGAGGATATCGGTGGGGTCTGGCGCTACACG GTACAGATGTGCCCCTAACTCCAAGGTGGAGAAGGAAATGGAGGGAGCAGAAATGGTG GACTCCATGGATGTTACGAGAGTCAGTGTGTACCGCTCGGTCATCACCAACACCTCTAAGGAGATGTCCTGCTTCAGCGACTTCCCCTTCCCGGAGGATTTTCCCAGTTACCTGCCCCACAGCCTCCTCCTGGAGTACTTCCGGATGTACGCCCACCACTTCGACCTCCTGCGGCACATTCACTTCAAG ACAACAGTTCTCAGTGTGAGAAAGTGCCCAGATTTTGCCACATCTGGCCAGTGGGAGGTGGTCACCGAGATCAACGGCGTCTGTGAGTCCCACATCTTTGATGCTGTCATGGTTTGCACTGGCCATTACCAGGAGCCTTACTTACCACTGGATTCTTTCCCAG GCATCGACACTCGCTTCAAAGGTCAGTACCTCCACAGCCAGGAATACAGACATGCGGAGGCTTTTCGGGGAAAGCGAGTCCTCGTGGTCGGCATTGGCAACACTGGCGGTgacctctctgcagagctgagccgTGTGGCTGGCAAG GTGTTCCTCAGTGCCAGGAGCAACACGTGGGTGATCAGCCGGGTCTCCAGCCATGGCTTCCCCTTCGACATGGTCAACACCACCCGCTTCAACCACTTCCTTGACTGGCTTCTCCCATCCGCCCTCACAAGGAGGATCCGGTTTTGGAAGTTCAATTCATGGTTTAACCATGCAAACTATGGCTTGGCTTCCAccaaaag CTCCAAGTTTAAGATGATTGTCAATGAAGAGCTGCCATTCTGCCTCCTCTCTGGGACTGTGGTATTGAAGCCAAGCGTGAAGGAGTTCACGGAAAGCTCCGCTGTTTTTGAAGATGGGacaactgaagaaaacattGATGTGGTGCTCTTTGCCACAGGCTACATATACCCATTCCCCTTCCTTGAAGAGTCAGTTCGCAGCCTCTTCGACGACAACCGTTCCCTCTATAAATGCAtcttccctccccagctggaAAAGCCCACACTGGCCATCATTGGCTTGATCCAGCTGACTGGATCAATTATGGTGGGATCAGAAATGCAGGCTCGCTGGGTGACGGGGATCTTTGCAG GCTGGAACAAgctccctcctgccagcaggATGATGGCTGATGTTTTGAAGAGGAAGCCACCAGTCAAAAG GAAACCATCCGAGAGGGAGAACCTGAAGATGAGTTTTATCAGCTACACGGATGACATCgctgcctgtgctggtgtcAAGCCCAGCGTGCTGAGGCTGCTCCTGACAGACCCCCGGCTGGCCCTGGCTGTTTTCTTTGGGCCCTGTTCGCCCTACCAATACCGGCTGGTGGGGCGGGGGGCatggagtggggccagaggtGCCATCCTGACTCAGTGGCAGCGGGTGCTGAAGCCCTTGAGGACTCGGGTGGTGGATGAAGATTCTGACTGCTGGTCCGGCTGGCGTTGGATGTgcctcctggctctgcctgtggcTCTCACAGTGGGTTTCCTCCTTTCTAAGCAccctcagctgggctggagaCCCTGGGCAGGGCCCCAGTTGTAG
- the LOC139676070 gene encoding dimethylaniline monooxygenase [N-oxide-forming] 2-like isoform X2, which produces MVRRVAVIGAGVGGLASVKCCLDEGLEPTCFERSEDIGGVWRYTDSMDVTRVSVYRSVITNTSKEMSCFSDFPFPEDFPSYLPHSLLLEYFRMYAHHFDLLRHIHFKTTVLSVRKCPDFATSGQWEVVTEINGVCESHIFDAVMVCTGHYQEPYLPLDSFPGIDTRFKGQYLHSQEYRHAEAFRGKRVLVVGIGNTGGDLSAELSRVAGKVFLSARSNTWVISRVSSHGFPFDMVNTTRFNHFLDWLLPSALTRRIRFWKFNSWFNHANYGLASTKSSKFKMIVNEELPFCLLSGTVVLKPSVKEFTESSAVFEDGTTEENIDVVLFATGYIYPFPFLEESVRSLFDDNRSLYKCIFPPQLEKPTLAIIGLIQLTGSIMVGSEMQARWVTGIFAGWNKLPPASRMMADVLKRKPPVKRKPSERENLKMSFISYTDDIAACAGVKPSVLRLLLTDPRLALAVFFGPCSPYQYRLVGRGAWSGARGAILTQWQRVLKPLRTRVVDEDSDCWSGWRWMCLLALPVALTVGFLLSKHPQLGWRPWAGPQL; this is translated from the exons ATGGTGCGGCGTGTGGCCGTCATTGGGGCCGGCGTCGGAGGCTTGGCCTCTGTCAAGTGCTGCCTGGATGAGGGGCTGGAGCCCACCTGCTTTGAGAGGAGCGAGGATATCGGTGGGGTCTGGCGCTACACG GACTCCATGGATGTTACGAGAGTCAGTGTGTACCGCTCGGTCATCACCAACACCTCTAAGGAGATGTCCTGCTTCAGCGACTTCCCCTTCCCGGAGGATTTTCCCAGTTACCTGCCCCACAGCCTCCTCCTGGAGTACTTCCGGATGTACGCCCACCACTTCGACCTCCTGCGGCACATTCACTTCAAG ACAACAGTTCTCAGTGTGAGAAAGTGCCCAGATTTTGCCACATCTGGCCAGTGGGAGGTGGTCACCGAGATCAACGGCGTCTGTGAGTCCCACATCTTTGATGCTGTCATGGTTTGCACTGGCCATTACCAGGAGCCTTACTTACCACTGGATTCTTTCCCAG GCATCGACACTCGCTTCAAAGGTCAGTACCTCCACAGCCAGGAATACAGACATGCGGAGGCTTTTCGGGGAAAGCGAGTCCTCGTGGTCGGCATTGGCAACACTGGCGGTgacctctctgcagagctgagccgTGTGGCTGGCAAG GTGTTCCTCAGTGCCAGGAGCAACACGTGGGTGATCAGCCGGGTCTCCAGCCATGGCTTCCCCTTCGACATGGTCAACACCACCCGCTTCAACCACTTCCTTGACTGGCTTCTCCCATCCGCCCTCACAAGGAGGATCCGGTTTTGGAAGTTCAATTCATGGTTTAACCATGCAAACTATGGCTTGGCTTCCAccaaaag CTCCAAGTTTAAGATGATTGTCAATGAAGAGCTGCCATTCTGCCTCCTCTCTGGGACTGTGGTATTGAAGCCAAGCGTGAAGGAGTTCACGGAAAGCTCCGCTGTTTTTGAAGATGGGacaactgaagaaaacattGATGTGGTGCTCTTTGCCACAGGCTACATATACCCATTCCCCTTCCTTGAAGAGTCAGTTCGCAGCCTCTTCGACGACAACCGTTCCCTCTATAAATGCAtcttccctccccagctggaAAAGCCCACACTGGCCATCATTGGCTTGATCCAGCTGACTGGATCAATTATGGTGGGATCAGAAATGCAGGCTCGCTGGGTGACGGGGATCTTTGCAG GCTGGAACAAgctccctcctgccagcaggATGATGGCTGATGTTTTGAAGAGGAAGCCACCAGTCAAAAG GAAACCATCCGAGAGGGAGAACCTGAAGATGAGTTTTATCAGCTACACGGATGACATCgctgcctgtgctggtgtcAAGCCCAGCGTGCTGAGGCTGCTCCTGACAGACCCCCGGCTGGCCCTGGCTGTTTTCTTTGGGCCCTGTTCGCCCTACCAATACCGGCTGGTGGGGCGGGGGGCatggagtggggccagaggtGCCATCCTGACTCAGTGGCAGCGGGTGCTGAAGCCCTTGAGGACTCGGGTGGTGGATGAAGATTCTGACTGCTGGTCCGGCTGGCGTTGGATGTgcctcctggctctgcctgtggcTCTCACAGTGGGTTTCCTCCTTTCTAAGCAccctcagctgggctggagaCCCTGGGCAGGGCCCCAGTTGTAG
- the LOC139676071 gene encoding flavin-containing monooxygenase 1-like isoform X1 — MRVAVVGAGVSGLAATKCCLDEGLEPTCFEQSQDIGGLWRYTEHIEAGRPSLYPSVISNTSKEMSAFSDFPYPEDFPVFLPNARLLDYLRRYVKHFGLREHIRFGTTVVSIRKNPSFASTGQWNVVTEADGKEVSHVFDAVMVCSGNFSEPSLPLHCFPGIERFQGRYFHSRQYKHPDVFQGKRVLVVGMGNSGVDIAVEASRVAAKVTICTSRGAWLLSRVFDHGYPWDMVFNTRLMSLIRTNLPGPLAWGLLNYKMNQRFNHENYGLQPEKSWLVREPVLNDDLPSYILTGRITIKPGVKEVRENSVVFHNCPEEEPVDIIVFCTGYNVSFPFLEESVVKVENKHASLYKYVFPTHLQKHTLAVLGFIKPLGAIMPLTEMQARWVTRVFKGLCHLPPQSVMEKEVNEKKKNQVQWFGLSFDEVLKTECLVYMDTLASFIGAKPSVPRLLFRDPWLALTIFFGPCSPYQYRLGGPGHWEGARQAILTQWDRTLKPTRTRVPAGSCSSFPSLLTVVGFLLLLAAVIFGFLQ, encoded by the exons atgaGAGTGGCCGTGGTGGGCGCTGGTGTCAGCGGGCTGGCAGCCACCAAGTGCTGCCTGGACGAGGGGCTGGAGCCCACCTGCTTTGAGCAGAGCCAGGATATCGGTGGGCTCTGGCGCTACACG GAGCACATCGAGGCTGGCAGGCCAAGCCTCTACCCATCAGTCATCAGCAACACCTCAAAGGAGATGTCAGCCTTCTCTGACTTTCCCTACCCCGAGGACTTCCCAGTGTTCCTGCCTAATGCCCGGCTCCTGGACTACCTCCGGCGCTATGTCAAGCACTTCGGCCTCCGGGAGCACATCAGATTTGGG ACCACTGTTGTCAGCATCCGGAAGAACCCCAGCTTTGCCAGCACAGGCCAGTGGAATGTGGTCACAGAGGCAGACGGGAAGGAGGTGTCGCATGTCTTTGATGCTGTTATGGTTTGCAGTGGCAACTTCTCCGAGCCATCCCTCCCCCTGCACTGTTTTCCTG GCATTGAGAGGTTTCAAGGGCGATACTTCCACAGCCGGCAGTACAAGCATCCCGACGTGTTCCAGGGAAAGCGTGTCCTGGTGGTGGGCATGGGCAATTCTGGAGTGGACATTGCAGTGGAGGCCAGCCGTGTAGCTGCCAAG GTGACCATTTGCACCAGCCGGGGTGCCTGGCTGCTCAGCCGCGTGTTTGACCACGGCTACCCCTGGGACATGGTTTTCAACACTCGCCTTATGAGCCTGATCCGAACCAACCTCCCCGGCCCCCTTGCATGGGGATTGCTTAATTATAAGATGAACCAGCGGTTCAACCATGAAAACTATGGCCTTCAGCCAGAGAAGAG CTGGCTGGTGCGTGAGCCTGTGCTGAACGACGACCTTCCAAGCTACATCCTCACAGGGAGGATCACCATCAAGCCAGGCGTGAAGGAGGTCAGGGAGAACTCAGTTGTTTTCCACAactgccctgaggaagagcCTGTTGACATCATTGTCTTCTGCACGGGATACAACGTCTCCTTCCCATTCCTAGAAGAATCAGTCGTCAAGGTGGAAAACAAGCATGCATCCCTCTACAAATACGTGTTCCCAACCCACCTGCAGAAGCACACCCTGGCTGTCCTTGGGTTCATTAAGCCCTTGGGAGCCATCATGCCCTTGACAGAGATGCAAGCACGCTGGGTGACCCGTGTCTTCAAAG GCCTATGCCACCTGCCTCCTCAGTCTGTCATGGAGAAGGAAGTaaatgagaagaagaaaaaccaaGTGCAATG GTTTGGTTTGTCCTTTGACGAAGTCCTCAAAACTGAGTGTCTGGTCTACATGGACACACTCGCGTCCTTCATCGGAGCCAAGCCCAGCGTGCCGAGGCTGCTCTTCAGAGACCCCTGGCTGGCCCTCACCATTTTCTTTGGCCCCTGCTCCCCCTACCAGTACCGACTGGGGGgtcctgggcactgggagggggcACGTCAGGCCATCCTCACCCAGTGGGACCGGACCCTGAAGCCCACGAGAACACGAGTCCCTgctggctcctgcagctctttcccttctctcctgaCTGTGGTGGGGTTCCTCCTGCTCCTAGCTGCCGTGATTTTTGGTTTCCTCCAGTAG